A region of Anopheles bellator unplaced genomic scaffold, idAnoBellAS_SP24_06.2 scaffold01842_ctg1, whole genome shotgun sequence DNA encodes the following proteins:
- the LOC131214680 gene encoding adhesive plaque matrix protein-like yields the protein AYGKTIIAEPVYGKSLIAEPVYGKTLIAEPTYAKTIVSEPFYNKDIYAQPIYPGKALIAEPVYGKSIIAQPAPVYGGKVLSYAPNLAYGGIASHGW from the coding sequence GCATATGGCAAGACCATCATTGCTGAGCCAGTGTACGGCAAGTCGCTCATCGCTGAACCAGTTTACGGCAAGACCCTGATTGCTGAGCCAACTTACGCCAAAACCATCGTGTCGGAGCCATTCTACAACAAGGATATCTACGCCCAGCCCATCTATCCAGGCAAGGCTCTGATCGCTGAGCCAGTGTACGGCAAGAGTATCATTGCACAGCCAGCCCCGGTCTACGGTGGAAAGGTCCTGTCCTATGCCCCGAATCTGGCTTACGGTGGAATCGCTTCCCATGGATGGTAA